A stretch of the Rhizomicrobium sp. genome encodes the following:
- a CDS encoding metallopeptidase family protein, producing MDWNDIESPPLDVFEALARSAFEGLPAEFRALTGTVVFRIEDFPGEDVVRDMALESEFDILGLFQGPTLADHEAGRVHGMQTMIFLYRRPILDYWAEHREPLGAIVRHVLIHEIGHHFGLSDDDMEAIEAED from the coding sequence ATGGATTGGAACGATATCGAATCCCCGCCGCTCGACGTGTTCGAAGCCCTTGCGCGTTCGGCCTTCGAGGGCCTGCCAGCCGAATTCCGGGCCCTGACGGGGACGGTGGTTTTCCGTATCGAGGACTTTCCAGGCGAGGACGTCGTGCGCGACATGGCCCTGGAAAGCGAATTCGATATCCTCGGATTGTTCCAGGGACCGACGCTGGCCGACCACGAAGCGGGACGCGTCCACGGCATGCAGACGATGATCTTCCTCTATCGCCGGCCGATCCTCGACTATTGGGCGGAGCACCGCGAACCGCTTGGCGCGATCGTCCGGCACGTCCTGATCCATGAGATCGGCCATCATTTCGGATTGTCGGATGACGATATGGAGGCCATCGAGGCGGAA
- a CDS encoding CoA transferase: MHGNEKKGPLHGVTVIDLTSFIFGPYATQTLGDLGAEVIKIEAPGGDKQRLGLKQNKSKDMSSTFMMLGRNKKSVTLDLKVEADREKLRALIPAAQVFIHNVRTSAMDQLGFGYEQVHAVNPSMVYVHCVGYGSDGPYGGRQAFDDLVQAASGGADMLLDDKGESTMRMFPSYVADKVSGLHALYATLAALFHRERTGEGQFVEVPMLESYTSFLMVEHLYGASFEPVAGHVGSTPALAPDRACFKTKDGWIATMPSGREAADTFMKLGGIADFYNSEAFTSAPTGKAKVALYNRAMREAALRHTTEAWMTLGEQHRIPVMRANKMDDVLEDPHLKAVGFFEVLPHETEGEWRSMKPPIKFSKTPASVRINPRKPGADTAEVLGRVTKAGKAAG; the protein is encoded by the coding sequence ATGCATGGCAACGAGAAAAAAGGGCCGCTTCACGGCGTCACCGTGATCGACCTGACCAGCTTCATCTTCGGACCCTATGCCACCCAGACGCTGGGCGACCTCGGCGCCGAGGTCATCAAGATCGAGGCCCCAGGCGGGGACAAGCAGCGCCTCGGCCTCAAGCAGAACAAGTCCAAGGATATGAGCTCGACGTTCATGATGCTGGGGCGCAACAAGAAGTCGGTGACGCTCGACTTGAAGGTCGAGGCCGACCGCGAGAAGCTGCGCGCCCTCATCCCGGCCGCCCAGGTCTTCATCCACAACGTCCGGACCAGCGCGATGGACCAGCTCGGCTTCGGCTATGAGCAGGTGCATGCGGTCAATCCGTCGATGGTCTATGTCCATTGCGTCGGCTACGGTTCGGACGGCCCCTATGGCGGGCGCCAGGCGTTCGACGACCTGGTGCAGGCCGCGAGCGGCGGCGCCGACATGCTGCTCGACGACAAGGGCGAGAGCACGATGCGGATGTTCCCCAGCTATGTCGCCGACAAGGTCTCGGGCCTTCATGCGCTCTACGCGACGCTGGCCGCGCTGTTCCATCGCGAGCGCACCGGCGAGGGTCAATTCGTCGAAGTGCCGATGCTGGAGAGCTATACGAGCTTCCTGATGGTCGAGCACCTCTATGGCGCGTCGTTCGAGCCGGTGGCGGGCCATGTGGGATCGACGCCGGCCCTGGCGCCGGATCGCGCCTGCTTCAAGACCAAGGACGGCTGGATCGCCACGATGCCGTCGGGCCGCGAAGCCGCCGACACGTTCATGAAGCTGGGCGGCATCGCCGATTTCTACAATTCGGAAGCATTCACCAGCGCTCCCACCGGCAAGGCAAAGGTCGCGCTCTACAACAGGGCGATGCGCGAGGCGGCGCTGCGGCATACCACCGAGGCCTGGATGACGCTGGGCGAGCAGCATCGCATCCCCGTCATGCGCGCCAACAAGATGGACGACGTGCTGGAGGATCCGCATCTGAAGGCCGTCGGCTTCTTCGAAGTCCTGCCGCACGAGACCGAGGGCGAATGGCGCTCGATGAAGCCGCCGATCAAATTCTCCAAGACTCCGGCCAGCGTGCGCATCAATCCGCGGAAGCCCGGGGCGGATACAGCGGAGGTATTGGGACGGGTCACCAAGGCCGGGAAAGCCGCAGGCTGA
- a CDS encoding 4a-hydroxytetrahydrobiopterin dehydratase translates to MKKLDAAARDAALKTLGGWTPAGDRDAIVRRFLFKDFNAAFAFMTRVALLAEKMDHHPEWSNVYNKLDVLLSTHDAGGVTQNDIDMAAAMNDYAENAAAR, encoded by the coding sequence ATGAAAAAACTCGACGCTGCCGCGCGCGACGCCGCGCTGAAGACGCTCGGCGGCTGGACGCCGGCCGGCGACCGCGACGCCATCGTGCGCCGCTTCCTGTTCAAGGATTTCAACGCGGCTTTCGCCTTCATGACGCGCGTCGCGCTGCTGGCCGAGAAGATGGACCACCATCCCGAATGGTCGAACGTCTACAACAAGCTGGACGTCTTGCTTTCGACGCACGATGCCGGAGGCGTCACGCAGAACGATATCGACATGGCCGCGGCGATGAACGACTACGCGGAAAACGCGGCAGCGCGCTGA
- the acs gene encoding acetate--CoA ligase, which translates to MSDISIPVSREWKERAFIDRETYDAMYARSLSDPEGFWAEQAKRIDWIKPFTKVKDVSWDPDKLHIKWFEDGTLNVAANCIDRHLPRRAKQTAIIWEGDDPKDSRHITYEELHREVCRFANVLKAQGVEKGDRVTIYLPMIPEAAYAMLACARIGAVHSVVFAGFSPDSLAGRIVDCASTVVLTADEGLRGGKPIPLKKNTDDALLKCPDVTSVVVVRRTGGEIEMKAGRDVWYHEAAATVSTDCAPEEIGAEDPLFILYTSGSTGKPKGVLHTTGGYAMYTAFTHQYVFDYHDGDVYWCTADVGWVTGHSYIVYGPLANGATTLMFEGVPNHPTTSRFWEVIDKHKVNIFYTAPTALRALMREGDAPVKKTSRASLRLLGSVGEPINPEAWLWYHRVVGDGRCPIVDTWWQTETGGILISPLPGATDLKPGSATKPLFGIRPQLVDADGKVLEGATSGNLCLLDSWPGQMRTVYGDHQRFIDTYFKTYRGKYFTGDGCRRDADGYYWITGRVDDVINVSGHRLGTAEVESALVAHHDVAEAAVVGYPHDIKGQGIYAFVTLKVGVAATDALNAELKQWVGKEISPIAKPDIVQFAPGLPKTRSGKIMRRILRKIGEGDTGNLGDTSTLADPAVVDDLVRNAHPR; encoded by the coding sequence ATGTCCGATATCTCGATCCCCGTATCGCGCGAATGGAAAGAACGCGCCTTCATCGACCGCGAGACCTACGACGCGATGTATGCCCGCTCCCTGTCCGATCCCGAAGGTTTCTGGGCCGAGCAGGCCAAGCGGATCGACTGGATCAAGCCCTTCACCAAGGTGAAGGACGTATCGTGGGATCCCGACAAGCTGCACATCAAATGGTTCGAGGACGGCACCCTGAACGTCGCCGCGAACTGCATCGACCGCCACCTGCCCCGGCGCGCCAAGCAGACCGCGATCATCTGGGAGGGCGACGACCCGAAGGACAGCCGCCATATCACCTATGAGGAGCTGCACCGCGAGGTCTGCCGTTTCGCCAATGTGCTCAAGGCGCAGGGCGTCGAGAAGGGGGACCGCGTCACGATCTACCTGCCGATGATCCCCGAAGCCGCCTATGCCATGCTGGCCTGCGCCCGGATCGGCGCGGTGCATTCGGTGGTGTTCGCGGGCTTCTCGCCCGACAGTCTGGCGGGCCGCATCGTCGACTGCGCCTCGACCGTCGTGCTGACGGCCGATGAGGGCTTGCGCGGCGGCAAGCCGATCCCGCTCAAGAAGAACACCGACGACGCGCTGCTCAAATGTCCCGACGTGACGAGCGTCGTGGTCGTCCGGCGCACCGGCGGCGAGATCGAGATGAAGGCCGGCCGCGACGTCTGGTATCACGAGGCGGCGGCGACGGTCTCGACCGACTGTGCGCCGGAGGAGATCGGCGCGGAAGATCCCCTCTTCATCCTCTACACCTCGGGTTCGACCGGCAAGCCGAAGGGCGTGCTGCACACCACCGGCGGCTACGCGATGTACACCGCCTTCACGCATCAATACGTCTTCGACTATCACGACGGCGACGTCTACTGGTGCACCGCCGACGTGGGCTGGGTGACCGGACACAGCTACATCGTCTACGGTCCGCTGGCGAACGGCGCGACCACGCTGATGTTCGAAGGCGTCCCGAACCATCCGACCACCTCGCGCTTCTGGGAGGTGATCGACAAGCACAAGGTCAACATCTTCTATACCGCGCCGACCGCGCTGCGGGCGCTGATGCGCGAAGGCGACGCGCCCGTGAAGAAGACCAGCCGCGCATCGCTGCGCCTGCTCGGCAGTGTCGGCGAGCCGATCAATCCGGAAGCGTGGCTGTGGTATCACCGCGTCGTCGGCGACGGTCGCTGCCCGATCGTCGACACGTGGTGGCAGACCGAGACCGGGGGCATCCTGATCTCACCCTTGCCCGGCGCGACCGATCTCAAGCCCGGTTCGGCGACCAAACCGCTGTTCGGGATAAGGCCCCAGCTCGTCGATGCCGACGGCAAGGTGCTGGAAGGCGCGACCAGCGGCAATCTGTGCCTGCTCGATTCCTGGCCGGGCCAGATGCGCACGGTCTATGGCGACCATCAACGCTTCATCGACACCTATTTCAAGACCTATCGCGGCAAGTATTTCACCGGCGACGGCTGCCGCCGCGATGCCGACGGCTATTACTGGATCACCGGTCGTGTCGACGACGTGATCAACGTCTCGGGCCACCGGCTGGGCACCGCGGAAGTCGAGAGCGCGCTCGTCGCGCATCACGACGTGGCCGAAGCCGCCGTCGTGGGCTATCCGCACGACATCAAGGGCCAGGGCATCTATGCCTTCGTGACCCTGAAGGTCGGCGTCGCCGCGACGGACGCGCTGAACGCCGAACTCAAGCAATGGGTCGGCAAGGAGATCAGCCCCATCGCCAAGCCAGACATCGTCCAATTCGCGCCGGGTCTGCCGAAGACGCGCTCGGGCAAGATCATGCGCCGCATCCTGCGCAAGATCGGCGAGGGCGACACGGGCAATCTCGGCGATACATCGACGCTTGCCGATCCGGCTGTCGTGGACGATCTGGTGCGGAACGCGCACCCTCGGTAG
- a CDS encoding PHP domain-containing protein, producing MNDGYLRGIIHCHSRHSHDSLVNISAYLNAARRHALDFIVLTDHDTIEGSLELADAARRILPRLQVPLAAEYNTSHGDVIAVFLKEDIASRQIDAFFAEARAKDALLLLPHPYVGHQETEALAAQCDLVEVVNCRASAPANQRATALAAALGKRSYPASDAHFAHSLGNAIVEVQDLGSLRASLSHGQMRWRQPRLTGQFEYGASQLISAVKLKDMNRLKILAKRTVRRLYAGLNGNA from the coding sequence GTGAACGACGGCTACCTTCGCGGGATCATCCACTGCCATTCGCGGCATTCCCACGACTCGCTGGTCAACATATCCGCCTATCTGAATGCGGCACGCCGGCACGCGCTGGACTTCATCGTTTTGACGGACCACGACACGATCGAGGGCTCGCTGGAACTGGCCGACGCCGCCCGCCGCATCCTGCCCCGTCTCCAGGTACCCTTGGCGGCCGAATACAATACCAGTCACGGCGACGTCATCGCCGTGTTCCTCAAGGAAGACATCGCCAGCCGCCAGATCGACGCGTTCTTCGCCGAAGCCCGCGCGAAAGACGCCCTGCTTCTATTGCCGCATCCCTATGTCGGGCACCAGGAAACCGAGGCGCTGGCGGCGCAGTGCGATCTCGTCGAGGTCGTCAATTGCCGCGCCTCGGCGCCGGCCAATCAACGCGCCACGGCGCTCGCCGCCGCGTTGGGCAAGCGCAGCTATCCCGCGTCCGATGCGCATTTCGCGCACAGCCTGGGCAATGCCATCGTCGAAGTGCAGGATTTGGGGTCGTTGCGCGCTTCGCTGTCCCATGGCCAAATGCGCTGGCGACAGCCGCGGCTGACCGGTCAGTTCGAATATGGTGCATCGCAGCTCATCAGCGCGGTCAAACTGAAAGACATGAACAGGCTGAAGATATTGGCAAAGCGGACCGTTCGCCGATTGTATGCCGGCCTAAATGGCAATGCGTGA